A portion of the Syngnathoides biaculeatus isolate LvHL_M chromosome 7, ASM1980259v1, whole genome shotgun sequence genome contains these proteins:
- the LOC133503559 gene encoding carboxypeptidase N subunit 2-like, with product MQRQHAILFLLTSLLECILTQNQPCVNKTHCSSENQIVFTGTTEIPRSLRPGITEVYFLDSHIETIPKAAFVEIPHLEKVEFLNTNTSVIEPGAFEGLVNVKYVEISNTPLTSVPVGVFTGLINLEKIILKSNKIRHLEQGLFDGLKKVIELELHGNEIASIENGTFDGLENLTKLHLAKNRLTAVTTTWFSKLNKLAVLRLYENQLTSIPQDILTNLPNLKEFSLRSNKLTELSANQFPHKDKLTKIFLDDNLLTNLPAEFFVGFQNLKTVTLHKNKLSRLPPLLFGQHPDMTDLSFSENQLSELPKAIFSPLSRLTKLDLSKNHFATMSSDYFEGLHRLTVLNLRNNKIDSLGPDVFEKLHSLKSLDLSSNNLQTLPENIFEPVTQLSKVYLNDNPWNCDCNLLHLHHWIKANSRIVRKPVVCSYPEDLKEQEIKSLAEEQFICPTVGFTTTKMPTMPLTTLVLTTPLTTTTPTTTWSTTPSIRTSTTIAAEETTTERKATTQQTTTMTILTTPVVRTTAKVTTTETTILISTSPVSTLPPQTTTITNGLLTSILTSTLTFALVATTPIANPTSAAITMSLTPQITTMSTASSTTIFTTAVPTITLGKNTVTTFLPSKNSTIRITTTQSTMPTKTETTHLTTKATPAQRTTAISEPTTLVILTCPMQPPREKSPGMISYKDTNPAKQCKSQALMYIGLLLVEVSCTFVLAKFTLSLYRLLQCSKRIQHEIQLTHFSYRKEVILRPV from the coding sequence ATGCAGAGACAACACgccattctttttttgttgacatcACTGTTGGAGTGCATTTTGACACAAAACCAACCGTGTGTAAACAAGACTCACTGTTCTTCAGAAAACCAAATTGTCTTTACTGGGACTACAGAAATCCCTCGTAGTCTGAGACCAGGCATTACTGAAGTCTACTTTTTGGAcagccacatagaaacaattcCCAAAGCAGCCTTTGTTGAAATCCCCCATCTGGAAAAAGTGGAGTTCCTGAACACAAACACCTCCGTTATTGAGCCAGGAGCTTTTGAAGGTCTGGTCAACGTAAAGTACGTTGAGATCTCCAACACCCCGCTGACATCTGTGCCAGTAGGCGTCTTTACGGGCCTCATTAATCtggagaaaattattttaaaatcgaACAAGATCCGGCATCTGGAACAAGGCTTGTTTGACGGTCTTAAAAAAGTAATCGAGCTCGAGTTACATGGGAATGAGATTGCATCCATTGAAAATGGGACTTTTGATGGCCTCGAAAACCTCACAAAACTCCATCTGGCTAAAAACCGTCTCACTGCTGTGACAACCACCTGGTtctcaaaattaaataaactggCTGTGCTTCGGCTTTATGAAAACCAACTGACTTCTATACCACAGGACATTTTGACTAATTTACCAAATTTAAAAGAGTTTTCTTTGCGAAGCAACAAATTAACAGAGCTATCTGCTAATCAGTTTCCTCATAAAGACAAACTCACAAAAATTTTCTTGGATGACAATCTCTTGACAAATTTACCAGCAGAATTCTTTGTTGGCTTCCAAAATCTCAAAACTGTGACCTTGCACAAGAACAAACTATCAAGACTTCCGCCTCTACTTTTTGGTCAACATCCAGATATGACCGATTTAAGTTTCAGTGAAAACCAACTGAGCGAACTTCCAAAAGCGATATTCAGTCCTTTGAGTAGACTGACCAAGCTAGATCTATCCAAGAACCACTTTGCAACTATGTCATCTGACTACTTTGAAGGATTGCACAGGCTCACCGTTTTGAATCTCCGAAATAACAAGATAGACTCCTTGGGTCCAGATGTGTTTGAAAAGCTTCACTCGCTGAAATCCCTGGACCTGTCCAGCAACAATCTCCAAACGCTCCCTGAGAATATTTTTGAACCAGTGACACAGCTCTCTAAAGTTTATCTTAATGATAACCCCTGGAATTGTGACTGTAACCTTTTACATCTTCATCACTGGATAAAGGCAAATTCTAGGATTGTTCGTAAGCCAGTTGTCTGTTCCTATCCAGAAGATCTTAAAGAACAGGAGATCAAATCATTGGCAGAGGAGCAATTTATCTGCCCTACCGTTGGGTTCACAACCACCAAAATGCCTACAATGCCTCTCACAACCTTAGTACTAACCACCCCCCTCACAACAACAACGCCAACCACTACTTGGTCAACCACTCCGTCTATAAGAACTTCTACCACAATTGCAGCTGAGGAAACAACGACTGAAAGAAAAGCAACAACGCAGCAAACGACAACAATGACAATCCTGACTACACCGGTCGTCAGAACAACAGCAAAAGTAACGACCACAGAGACCACCATTTTAATATCAACCTCACCAGTCAGCACGCTTCCTCCACAAACAACCACAATAACAAATGGTTTACTCACATCCATTTTAACATCTACACTTACTTTCGCACTGGTAGCAACCACACCGATAGCAAATCCAACCTCAGCAGCCATCACTATGTCATTGACTCCACAAATAACCACAATGTCAACAGCTTCATCCACAACCATTTTCACAACAGCTGTACCCACTATTACACTGGGAAAAAACACAGTCACAACCTTTTTACCCAGCAAAAATAGCACAATTCGAATCACAACTACACAATCAACAATGCCCACAAAAACAGAAACCACCCACCTGACAACGAAAGCGACCCCCGCTCAGAGGACAACGGCCATTTCTGAACCAACAACTTTGGTCATTTTAACTTGTCCTATGCAACCACCTCGAGAGAAGTCACCTGGTATGATATCATACAAGGACACAAATCCAGCTAAACAGTGCAAATCCCAGGCACTCATGTACATCGGTCTACTGCTGGTGGAGGTCTCCTGTACTTTTGTGCTGGCTAAATTCACCTTGTCTCTTTACCGCCTGCTCCAGTGCAGCAAGAGGATTCAGCACGAGATCCAACTCACTCACTTCTCCTACAGGAAAGAAGTCATCTTAAGGCCTGTGTAG
- the LOC133504081 gene encoding carboxypeptidase N subunit 2-like: protein MQRQHTFCFFLISLLECFLTQSQPCEKETVFCRFQRQIVFTGTTEIPRSLRPGVTEVFFLDSHIETIPKAAFVEIPHLEKVEFLNTNTSVIEPGAFEGLVNIKYVEISNTPLTSVPVGVFTGLINLEKIILKLNKIRHLEQGLFDGLKKVIELELHGNEIASIEDGTFDGLENLTKLHLAKNRLTAVTTTCFSKLNKLAVLRLYENQLTSIPEDILSNLPNLKEFSLRSNKLTELSANQFPHKDKLTKIFLDDNLLTNLPAEFFVGFQNLKTVTLHKNKLSRLPPLLFGQHTDMTDLSFSENQLSELPKAIFSPLSRLTKLDLSKNHFATMSSDYFEGLHRLTVLNLRNNKIDSLGPDVFEKLHSLKTLDLSSNNLQTLPENIFEPVTQLSKVYLNDNPWNCDCNLLHLHHWIKANSRIVRKPVVCSYPEDLKEQEIKSLAEERFICPTVGFTTTKLPTTPLTTLEPTTPLSTTIPKTTWSTTPTSTTPSATRASTTIAAEERTNDMKATTQ from the coding sequence ATGCAGAGACAACacaccttttgttttttcttgatttCACTGTTGGAGTGCTTTTTGACTCAAAGCCAACCATGTGAAAAGGAGACAGTCTTTTGTCGTTTCCAAAGACAAATTGTCTTTACTGGGACTACAGAAATCCCTCGTAGTCTGAGACCAGGCGTTACTGAAGTCTTCTTTTTGGAcagccacatagaaacaattcCCAAAGCAGCCTTTGTTGAAATCCCCCATCTGGAAAAAGTGGAGTTCCTGAACACAAACACCTCTGTTATTGAGCCAGGAGCTTTTGAAGGTCTGGTCAACATAAAGTACGTTGAGATCTCCAACACCCCGCTGACATCTGTGCCTGTAGGCGTCTTTACGGGCCTCATTAATCtggagaaaattattttaaaattgaacaaGATCCGTCATCTGGAACAAGGCTTGTTTGACGGTCTCAAAAAGGTAATCGAGCTCGAGTTACATGGGAATGAGATTGCATCCATTGAAGATGGGACTTTTGATGGCCTTGAAAACCTCACAAAACTCCATCTGGCTAAAAACCGTCTCACTGCTGTGACAACCACCTGTTtctcaaaattaaataaactggCTGTGCTTCGGCTTTATGAAAACCAACTGACTTCTATACCAGAGGACATTTTGTCTAATTTACCAAATTTAAAAGAGTTTTCTTTGCGAAGCAACAAATTAACAGAGCTATCTGCTAATCAGTTTCCTCATAAAGACAAACTCACAAAAATTTTCTTGGATGACAATCTCTTGACAAATTTACCAGCAGAATTCTTTGTTGGCTTCCAAAATCTCAAAACTGTGACCTTGCACAAGAACAAACTATCAAGACTTCCGCCTCTACTTTTTGGTCAACATACAGATATGACCGATTTAAGTTTCAGTGAAAACCAACTGAGCGAACTTCCAAAAGCGATATTCAGTCCTTTGAGTAGACTGACCAAGCTAGATCTATCCAAGAACCACTTTGCAACTATGTCATCTGACTACTTTGAAGGATTGCACAGGCTCACCGTTTTGAATCTCCGAAATAACAAGATAGACTCCTTGGGTCCAGATGTGTTTGAAAAGCTTCACTCGCTGAAAACCCTGGACCTGTCCAGCAACAATCTCCAAACGCTCCCTGAGAATATTTTTGAACCAGTGACACAGCTCTCTAAAGTTTATCTTAATGATAACCCCTGGAATTGTGACTGTAACCTTTTACATCTTCATCACTGGATAAAGGCAAATTCTAGGATTGTTCGTAAGCCAGTTGTCTGTTCCTATCCAGAAGATCTTAAAGAACAGGAGATCAAATCATTGGCAGAGGAGCGATTTATCTGCCCTACTGTAGGGTTCACAACCACCAAATTGCCTACAACGCCTCTCACAACCCTAGAACCAACCACCCCCCTCTCAACAACTATTCCAAAAACTACTTGGTCAACCACTCCAACATCTACTACACCTTCAGCTACAAGAGCTTCTACCACAATTGCAGCTGAAGAAAGAACAAATGACATgaaagcaacaacacagtaa